A region of the Harpia harpyja isolate bHarHar1 chromosome 14, bHarHar1 primary haplotype, whole genome shotgun sequence genome:
ttattttttggagtgTGAGTAACTTGAATCATGTTGGCCCTCTCTAAGGTGCCCGTCAACCATACAGGGAGAAGCAGTGATTTACACTGAAGGAGGGCTCATGCCAAAATCCATAGGAAGTTCTTAGGGCTGATTTACCTGGTCTGACCGGGCTCTGCATGCAGTTCTGCGACACCATGCCTGGATGGACTGAAGTAGAAGCCCTGCTGCTGAGGTCCATGACAGAAGGTGATGCTGAGGTAGCTTGCTGGAGACCTGACTGGTGTGGGCTATGCtcgtgctggtttgggctgggtgGAATGCCATTTTCTGAGAGGAATTCTTCCAGGTCCATGTATTCCAACTGGAAAGTGTCTCCATCGTATGGCAGTGTCTTGTCCCATAATGTTGGGCCCAAGAAAGCTGACTGAGGGACTGTGGTACTGGTGCTGTCATCGTCTAACttcttctctttgtctttttctttaccGAATGCTTAAACAAAACACATAATAAAGATATAAGAGCTGAGCAATTAAAATATcagctactactactactacttcaaTTATTTCTCCTGCACTCTCAGTTGTAAGAAACAAATACTCCcttcataaaaataattcctttgatGCAATCCATTTGGTAGGGAATTGAAGGGTCATGCCAACTGAGCATCTTTGCTGGATCCAACCATCTTTTTGAGATTTTCCTCTAATTTTAGTTAACAGTTCCACTGCATGCTTTGAATGTCAGCTTCAATAAGTACTCAACAGACTTAAAAGTGAGTATGTAAGTGGAAGCAAACTGGAAGATATTACGTATTCTGTTGAGAACAGTCTTAACCTAACATCCCCGTAATTTATTATCCTCTCATTAAGTCCCGGTCTTGCTAGTCCTTACACATGGACAGCAGTCCTCAAATTCAGTACTTCTTAACATTGTTGTAAGCTAGTAACGTACAACAACAGTGAAGTCTGACAGAGTATGTATTCTGATGTGCAGAAGAGCTTATGAAAAATTCAAAGgtagaagcaaagcaaaaaaagaaactgatgcTTCCTACAGTATCCACGAATTTCAACACACATTTTTGAAGGGAAACACCCGATTTCTCTGTAAGATTTGCAAGAATCTGAACCAGTAAAGCTTCCTGTCAACTACCATGCCTtcttaacattttgtttttaaccacATGCAACAACCCCGGTGAAATCCTGCAAGTCGCTTCGCAACAAAACTCAGAAACCTTGGCTCTGCAAGACCTTTCacaagtttttgttttctaacaTGCATTTGATTCATTAGAAATACAAGGTGCAATTATGCCCGCGCTGCCTTAGCTTTCCAGAAAAGTTGAAACTTTCTGTTAAAACGCCTTCAGTTACACGGGGCCAGGTTTCACCGAGGGTGGTTGTTAAGCGGCGGAGCAGGACGGAGCAGCCGTCGGACCTCGGCTCAGGCTGGGAGGGGGGGCTCCGAGCCGCCAGCCGCCCACCCCCCAACACTTCACCCGAGGCAAATCGCgcccttttaatttatttttccaggcGGCCGGAGCCGGCCCCGCAGCAGCGATGGAAAAACCGAGCGCCTTCCGTTAGGTCAGGCCGACTGCGCCCATCGCTCACCGCCTAATGCCCTTACCGAAATCATCCCATTACTTAATCgccttggggggcgggggggggggggggtggtgggagggaggagaaaggagggaaagcGAGGCAGCGGTCCCTGAGGTGACGGCAGGATGGGGGGCCGCCATTTCGGGGCGCCTGCCCTCACCGGGCCGGGCTGTGAAGGGGCCCGCAGGCGCGGCGGAGGGGCAGAGCCGGCCCccgggggggtgaggggggtggggtgtgccgggggagggagggctgcccagggaagtctCACCGTCTTCGTGAGCGAGCGGCAGCTTGAGCGGGTTTTCCAGCAGGGACTTCAGCACCCCGTAGGTGGGAGGTAGGAAGGTGGGGTTCAGCGGGAGCGGCCGCGACATGGTGGGCTTTCCCTCGGGGGCAGCTGCGCGGCAGCggttccttccctttcctctcgCGGCGGCACCGCTACGAAGGGCGGTGAAACGGGCgcagagccgagccgagccccgcTGGCGAGGGGCGCCTGGAGGCCGCCGGAGCAGGGGAGCGGGAGAGGCCCCTCCGCCGCgcagctccgccgccgccgcccgcgccgctcccgccgcccgctctGCGCCGCGCGCCCCGGCCGCGCGCCCATGTGCAGGCGCTGGCGGCGCTGACGTCAGGCGCGGCGCGGCACCGCCATTGGAGCGGGGGGCGCGGCGCACGgtcccgcccccctcccccgcccccgcccccggcacgCGCGGCGGCCGTTACCCGCGCGGtggcgggaggggaggagggggggaagaggttTCGCCAGACCCGGCCCGTGGTGTCGGCGGGAAGCGCGGCCGAGCCGTTCCCCCCGCCCGCGGGGAGCCGCGCCTGGCGAGGCCGAGGCCCGGAGCCGTCTCCCCGGTAACCGGGAGGAATGTTAATGAGTTTGAATGTTTGACCCGGCTGGGTGCATCCGAGCGTGAGGGCAGCAGCGGGGAGCGAGGCGGTACCCCtcaggggagcggggcgggcgggggcacacacacacacacaaccccccctcgccgccgccgcggccgg
Encoded here:
- the HLF gene encoding hepatic leukemia factor, whose product is MSRPLPLNPTFLPPTYGVLKSLLENPLKLPLAHEDAFGKEKDKEKKLDDDSTSTTVPQSAFLGPTLWDKTLPYDGDTFQLEYMDLEEFLSENGIPPSPNQHEHSPHQSGLQQATSASPSVMDLSSRASTSVHPGMVSQNCMQSPVRPGQILPANRNTPSPIDPETIQVPVGYEPDPADLALSSIPGQEMFDPRKRKFSEEELKPQPMIKKARKVFIPDDLKDDKYWARRRKNNMAAKRSRDARRLKENQIAIRASFLEKENSALRQEVADLRKELGKCKNVLAKYEARHGPL